tcatggtgttttatctggagacattgttcatggcgtggtgttttaaacatctacatctggagacattgttcatggcgtggtgttttaaacatctggagacattgactatgattcaagtcatggtgttttatctggaatccaaaaaacattgtattGCAATTTAAAGATAATGAAAAGAAGATACGAACAATatatgattaaaagatgttgcgattaaaagatgatgaagaagataaaacaatcagatgtataaaatcataaaaacaaatatgtttcctaaaatttctcctaaAATAGTTAACACATGATCTCATTTCCTTTAATTGACTTTAACTACCATTAGGAGTAAATTACATTATTACCCTTATTCATTAATATAATTGATGGACACATGTCAACACcagattatttcttacacttctcacactttgggcactttttacaggatcctttacctatatatatatatatatatatatatatatatatatatagggtggggttcggctacaaagtctatttttcctacaaagtgtacaaagtcataaaacactacaatttcaaccataaaacacactcaaaacccacaaataacatgaTGAAGATCATTAAAGCACAATATCCAAACTCTAACAGTCCTTAAAAACTTTAAACACACCATCAtacaactatgaatataaaacacaacatgataatcaacataaaacacactaatatcagtcattcgataatcatagccttatcatccaaaacacaacacaaaatccacaaatatggtgttttagtaatctccactatgttatttgtgggttttgactGTGTTTTATGGTTggcattatggtgttttatgattttttacactttgtaggaaaaatggactttgtagccaattcccaccctatatatatatatatatagggaggagctcatgcgagaaccaccattattgtgagaaccgcgagaaccaatgtgaacacaacctaaaatagctaaaaaaacctaacccccacccccctccccaacaaaaaaaaaaaaaacctacccctcctccaagctaaatgctaaaaactaaaacctaaaaaaaacctaacccccccccccccccaaaaaaaaaaaaaaaaaaaaaaaaaacctaaaccccccctcccccaccccaaaaacctaacccccccccccccaagctaaaatgctaaaaactaaacccccaaaaaatctgattttttttaatatatatatatatatatattttttggcttcgaaaagtagcgatttttatataaaaaatattaaaaaaaattgtgtgatttttagctatttttaggcatttttggtgtgttcacattggttctcgtggttctcgcaataagaggtggttctcgcatgatcttctccctatatatattttaaattaaaCTTCATCAAAACACGCCCCCGACCCAATCGGGCAAAAGGCAAAACAAATACATGCCCTTGATccaaacgggcaaaaggccaAATTACACCATATACAATGGAAATTTACATCAATCCTCTCAACGGGTGGCTTTAAAGGAAGACCTATTTTTAACCAAACAAAACCTCTAGACTTGACTTCCCCCAAAAAATCTTACGGACTACTTTTTTTTGTTATGAAAGATGAGCTCATTCCTTCCTTTCCAAATACACCAAACCATGATTATAATAAAGCCATGTATGATGTATGACTTCTTCTCTTTCTTTCCCAACTATAAGTATCGATGAGCTTCCATAAGGTCGGAAAAACATAAAGAGGGGTATATAACACCACGTGCTCAAACCCATCCAAAATGTTCCGTTGTTTCCTCATGTTCTTCACAACATAAGCAGATAACCGACGAGATATTGACATTTCTTCTCCTCAAATTCACTCTAGTGGCAAGTCTATCAAGATTCCAACATCACTGAGGTTCGTGTAATACATGTAACAAAAACATTGGAGTTTGAGAAGACGCACAAAACCAAGAGAATCTGCAAGCATTAATCCAAAATTTTAATGCTTGCAGATTCTTTTTGCTTTCCTATTTTCTATTTCAGATTTCAAGTTCATATCAGCAGTTTACTAACGACATATACATAAGCCACCCATACAGTTGCAAATGCCTTAATTTTAGCACAACCCTAAACAAAACGAGTCAAAGAAAATAGCCTTAATACCTTATAATTCCCATATAATGTAACCTCATACCAAAAGAACACATTAGGGGATACAGACGATGTATGCAGACCTCATTATATAATGGCTAGTCTAGTCTAGTCAACAGAGCAAAATTTGGGTTCGAATTCTACCATTTTAAAACTACTATCACAACATCACTTTTTACTATTACTGTATATGATTCTAATCACTTGATCCTGTAGCAACCAGAGCCATTCGGGATGCATCTAGACTGAAGTCCACCGCTCATGTTCTGTCTTTTAAACGGGCCCCGTAACGAGCTCCGTTCTTGTATCGATACTGGTCCCGCCATTTACACCTATCCTTGATTCACTATTACTCACACCACCCTTTTTCACCCGAGGCTTGTAGCTTTTGGAATCCTGAACAGGAATCGGGACATTACTCAAATCGATAATCCCGCCTTTTTCAGAACCCATATCTGCTAGAATCTTCTTGAGCTGAGCTCGTTGACACACAATTCTACCCTTGTTCCATCCGGGCAAACAGAATGACGATGAAACATTATCTTTTAAAAGCGAATACACGGTTTTTGCAACAGGAAAATCGCGTGTTATGGAGCTCTTTTCCATCTCGCCTCTTCTGCTTTATAAAAACGTATTTGTTTTAGTAACATTTTAACGATATCTATGTTTTATCAACAATAAAATTAAGAGTACAACCAGAAAGTTAAGAAGAAAGAAACTTACACTACAACAACAGAAGCTAGATGAGGAAGATCTTCGCCATCCGCTAACATCTGATGCATGTTCTTAAACCAAACTGAGATAGCTGTGCACGCACCCCCAGACCACAACCTGCAGACCACCAAATAACATATACAAGAATGATTatatacattttttttatataacataTACCAAATGTATACTACTATTATACCTGTGTACATCAACAGACCACACGCGTGTGCTGTTGCGGAACATTTCAGGAAAAAGTCCTCTTTTTGTTGCTTCTTTAAGCACTCTTGCAGCTCTTTCCTTTTGCCCTAACCACCAAAGAGCTTCTAGAAGCGTGTTGTAGAATCTCAACCCTAAACCACGGCCTTCGTTGTTGAGTTTATCGAAAACATACTCCACCATTTGCCAATTAGAAGTGTCGTCGTAGTCTCCTCTAATCATTTGTCCGATTACCTGATGAATATTTGATGAATCGCATCGTATCATCTCATCCAGCAACTTATGAGCATCATCCCACCTGAAAAATCAATAATTTTACCAAACTGTAAAAagaaagagtaaaatgtcattttcgtccctgaggtttggccaatttgcgactttcgtccaaaggtttccgcatctggatccaaaaagtttaaaaatcttgccattttcatccggctcgttaactctattcatttttctccgttaattcaggggtatttccgtcctttttgttaacttaaagggcaattcggacTTTTTCAAGGGTatttggtctttttacataaagtgaaaaggaccaaattgcccttttaagttaacaaaaaagacgtaAATACCCTTGActtggagaaaaatggatggactTACCGAGCAGactgaaaatggcaagatttcaaatctttttgatctagatgcagaaaaacaaacctttggacgaaagtcgcaaaactggccaaacttcagggacgaaaatggcattttactcgtaAAAAGAAATACGAATAAAGGTGATGAAATGTTCTAAAGCAAATAAATAGCTAACCTTTCACTTTTTGCATAAATTGCAAGCATCATGCAGTAACTCATGACACTAGGCAACTCAACCATTTTCTCAATCTCTTGAAACTGTTCTTCACTTTCATCCACAAGACCCGCGAAGCAGTAAACACTCAAAACCGCTTCCAGTGTCCTTTCATCTGGGTGGCATTTCACTTTTTCCATATCGACATAAGCTTTAATCGCATCTTCAAACTGTCCCGCTTGTCTATACGCTTCAATCACACCATTATAAGTATCATTATTCCCCGAAACACCACACTCACTCATCCTCGAAACTATCGATTCAGATTCCTTATACAAACCCCCTCTAGCATAAACATCGATTAAGGAATTAAACGTTTCAACAGTTGGCTTGCTTCCTAGTTCATTCATCGTATTAAAAGTAACAAGCGCTTCTTCATATAATGCAGCTTGACCATAAGCTTCGATAATCCCCGTATACGCCTTAGAACTTGGAACCAATCCACTCTTTCTCATGTGTAGTAGAATCCGTTTAGCATCCTCATGAAGTCCGCCTTTCCCACATGAAACTATCAAACCCTCGTACGTTTCCATATTTGGTTCAATGTTTTCATCTACCATATCGTTAAACAAAGTTATCACTTCATTATAATATCCACCTTCCCCGAAAACATCGATAAGTATATTATACGTACTAGCATCTATCCCCATACTACTAACTTTCATCTCAAGAAAAAGCTCCCGAACCTCATCGTACCTCCCTTGCTTTCCGAACAGATTCAACAAAACCGTATACGTCATCTGATTCGGTACGCAACCCGCCGTTTGCATCTGCCTAAACACATCCATCGCCTCCTTAGTTTTCTCCAAATCCGAATACGCTTCCAACAAAACATTATAACACGACGCTTCCGGTAAATTCCCTCGAGACTCCATCTCCCTAAGCAGCTCCGAAACCTTACCGAGATCACCCAACTTCCCAAACGTCTGAACCAAATAATCATAACTAGTAGTATCCGGAATCGTCCCACCTTCATTCATCGTTCTAAACACCATCACCGCCTCATCACCCAACCCTCTATTCGCACAGGCCGCAAGCAAAGTGTTGTAAGTAACCAAATCCGGCTGCAACCCTTCATGCCGCATCTCCGCAAACAACCCCAACAACCCTTCCCAATCATACCCGCCTCTCGCACACGAATTAATAACCGTATTATACGTCAAAATGTTAGGCGGAATCCGCTCCTTCTTCATTCTATCTAGCAGCTCTAACGACATCTCATACTGCCCGTTGCGCCCATACGCGTTAATAATCGAAGTGTAACTAAACACAGTCCTGGCAACACCTtccttaggcatttcatcaaacacctcaTAGCACTTATCTAGTAACCCCTCACGGCCTAATATACCTATAACTATTGTGTATATATGATCATTGGGTTTAGACCAAACCTGTCTTTGCATCTGTTTAAACAAGCGTAAAGATCGTTGCCAGTCTCCACGTTGAGCGAGTTCTTTGAAGACTAATGCGAAATCATTGAGGCTGAGTTTGTTCTTGAAGGGTTCGAGACAACGGGCGATGCTGCCACGTGGCGGTAAGCCGGAGAGTTTGTTGAGTAAGCTTTCGACTTCGTAGCTGTATTTGCCTTTTTCGACGGTGTTTGTAGGGTAACCGAAGACGAGTtctttgggtttgggtttggatCTGGTTCTGGATCTGGAGACTGGTGGTTTTGTTGTGGAGTTTTCGCAGATTATTATGGACCGGCGGTTGTGAAATTGGAGGTTTGTGGTGGTGAATTTGGGGAAATTGTGGTCGGTACGGATGAGAAGGGGGGAGATTGAGTGGTGTATAATTGTCATTGtggtgttagggttttggattgcaTGTGTCTGAAattgaaagtgaaattgaagttGAAGTTGAAATTGGAATTGAAATTGACTGTTTTCTGAGGTGAAAAATGGAGTTTGAGTTGCAGGGAGGttgaggaagaagaagatgaagaagaagatgaaggaaGAGTGACTTTTGTTGTGGATAACAGGTTTTATTTGCCGCTTAAAAGAACTGGGTGGAGTGTGCTAATGGACCTTATAGTTTGAAGATTTCAACTTAAGCCCCCTTTGTTTTCTACATAGTCTTAGGTTTAGACAACCAAGCATGTTAAGGTTGAGCCTATGGATGGTAATATGTATTTGATTGTAAAACTATGTGTTAAAAATTGAGTTTCTTGTTTGTAAACAAATATTGATCAAACACAATAAAATTCATAAACTGGAAGTCATCATTAATTATTGTTTTTCATTAATCTCAAAAGATTCAACTGTTTTACAATTCGATTGACTCTACATACTCCCCCTCAGCTGATCACGTAAACAAATCAGTTCATACATGAGAAAAGGTGAAGTCTGTGATAAATAGATCACTAACAGCTGTGTTATATTTATACTAAGTACGAAAGCTCTGTTTAGTGATTGACTGACATCaccctgatagtgacatctaataTTCCTAACAGAAAATATTTCATAGATGTTACAAACATCTGTGCAAATCCTAACATCTGATCTAGGCTATTTCTAAACATTGATAAGATAAGTATTGTAACATTGAGAAACCATTGTCTAAGTTGTCTTGTGTTGTAGTTGTCCAAACATTTGTTTGGCCATACAGATGTTTGGTCTTCATCATCAGACCTTTGGGGTGATCAGGGCTTTGgtcttcaacagactttagatTCAACAGATGTTGTATCCTCTTGAAAAGTGGTTCCAAGTCTTGATCATATGTTTCCCATGCTCTTGAACAGATGTTCTGATtaggtgttcaagattcactataTTTAGGGAGAGACTGGTTCaatcttttgtttatttcttgatcAGTGGATCATGCTTTGGCTTTTGGATATCATATGTtcaaaaggaatgatttttatcTTGGGTGGGTCAAGGCCATTTGGGTTAGTGAAATCAATGGGTTTGAAATTTTCTAACACATCACATTCATCCGACCAAGTAGGTTTGAATTCATACTTTAGTTTTTCAGCTTGAATGGAACTTAGTGGCTTTTCAACAGTGATTTTCTTGCCACTAGGTTTTGTGATTTTTATTTCTTCCCCAGTTGATGTTGTTGGAATCACCTCAACCATTTCAAAATCAATGGAAGCTTGGGTTTCTTGTTCTTGTCATATTTTCTAAAGCCAACCCCAAACTTCACATTACTCTTGATTTGCTTATCCAGAAGCATCTCATAACCTTGACAATATTCAACTCATTTTTTCACAGGTGATCTGTGttgattctaactcctttttacAAGTCTGATATTTTTCTACCATTGATTGGAGTTGATCTTTGGTTATAGATGCTTCATGTTTCAAACTACTTATCTCAAGGTCTTTTTCAGCTATTCTTGTTTTAATATACTTTTTCTTTATTTTCAAGAATAATTTCACTGATTTGTACATTTTCTCtcaggttttcattcacctcttttaTGTTAGCAAAAACTATGATGCAATTTTCTAAACATAACTCTTTAAGAGTCTGAGGTGATACATTTAAGGCAACCATTTCTACTCTATCAGTACTGAAGCAATCAGCGGAATTCTTGGGATTGCTTTCATCCATCCTTCCTGCACACTCTGGGTCATCAACAGATGTTTGACCTGAGCTTTCAGCAGGTTCACCAACAGCCTCTTCACAGTTTGAACTAGATCTACATCACCTGAAACATGCTCAATAGGCATAAAACAAAAGTTTTCATGTTCATCATGGTCATTTGCTATTAAAGCAAAGTTTTGATTGGATAAATTTTCAGGCAAATTGCTCTAGTCAACATATCCCTGTGTAAAGGAGCTTGGTTGACTAGGCTCTGCTGGAGCAGGAGTAGTTTGTGATGCTTGAACATGACCACTTGGCATCTGAACATACAGGACTTAAGGGATTGGTTGTAGTTGAACATATTACATTGGTACTGGGGTCATGTGTTGCGCAAAGTGAGCAATATTTTGCACATTTGGTctaggggtattttggggataaAACTGTTGTGGTGTGTTAGAATTAGGTCCTTGACTACGATATGTTATCATTGGTGCAGAGTTACTTGTTTGACCttacattctctagcaaagtgtCCCAATTTATTACACTTAAGGTATTTGATCTTTGATTCATCCAACCCCAATTTAGACCTCCCACTTAACCCTGGGTAAGTCGTGCCAGTCCTTTTGTAAAAGTTGTTAGCTCTTATGCTGAGTAGGGCTACCTGGTGCAGTATGGTCGTCTTCTCAAGATCATTTGGGTCTATGTGCTTAAGATAATCAAGTACGAACGACAGATTGTCAAGGACATGATTATCATCGTTTGCTGCAAAAGTATAACTGGTGGAATGTTGATCAGAGTTGCTACCAGTAGAAATATCAATAAAATGATCAAAACTCAGATCATTTCCCTTCCCAGACGATGGTCCTTCCTGACTCAAAAGTGTTGTGTTACCAAA
This is a stretch of genomic DNA from Helianthus annuus cultivar XRQ/B chromosome 16, HanXRQr2.0-SUNRISE, whole genome shotgun sequence. It encodes these proteins:
- the LOC110917489 gene encoding pentatricopeptide repeat-containing protein At1g74850, chloroplastic isoform X1, whose amino-acid sequence is MTIIHHSISPLLIRTDHNFPKFTTTNLQFHNRRSIIICENSTTKPPVSRSRTRSKPKPKELVFGYPTNTVEKGKYSYEVESLLNKLSGLPPRGSIARCLEPFKNKLSLNDFALVFKELAQRGDWQRSLRLFKQMQRQVWSKPNDHIYTIVIGILGREGLLDKCYEVFDEMPKEGVARTVFSYTSIINAYGRNGQYEMSLELLDRMKKERIPPNILTYNTVINSCARGGYDWEGLLGLFAEMRHEGLQPDLVTYNTLLAACANRGLGDEAVMVFRTMNEGGTIPDTTSYDYLVQTFGKLGDLGKVSELLREMESRGNLPEASCYNVLLEAYSDLEKTKEAMDVFRQMQTAGCVPNQMTYTVLLNLFGKQGRYDEVRELFLEMKVSSMGIDASTYNILIDVFGEGGYYNEVITLFNDMVDENIEPNMETYEGLIVSCGKGGLHEDAKRILLHMRKSGLVPSSKAYTGIIEAYGQAALYEEALVTFNTMNELGSKPTVETFNSLIDVYARGGLYKESESIVSRMSECGVSGNNDTYNGVIEAYRQAGQFEDAIKAYVDMEKVKCHPDERTLEAVLSVYCFAGLVDESEEQFQEIEKMVELPSVMSYCMMLAIYAKSERWDDAHKLLDEMIRCDSSNIHQVIGQMIRGDYDDTSNWQMVEYVFDKLNNEGRGLGLRFYNTLLEALWWLGQKERAARVLKEATKRGLFPEMFRNSTRVWSVDVHRLWSGGACTAISVWFKNMHQMLADGEDLPHLASVVVVRRGEMEKSSITRDFPVAKTVYSLLKDNVSSSFCLPGWNKGRIVCQRAQLKKILADMGSEKGGIIDLSNVPIPVQDSKSYKPRVKKGGVSNSESRIGVNGGTSIDTRTELVTGPV
- the LOC110917489 gene encoding pentatricopeptide repeat-containing protein At1g74850, chloroplastic isoform X2 — encoded protein: MTIIHHSISPLLIRTDHNFPKFTTTNLQFHNRRSIIICENSTTKPPVSRSRTRSKPKPKELVFGYPTNTVEKGKYSYEVESLLNKLSGLPPRGSIARCLEPFKNKLSLNDFALVFKELAQRGDWQRSLRLFKQMQRQVWSKPNDHIYTIVIGILGREGLLDKCYEVFDEMPKEGVARTVFSYTSIINAYGRNGQYEMSLELLDRMKKERIPPNILTYNTVINSCARGGYDWEGLLGLFAEMRHEGLQPDLVTYNTLLAACANRGLGDEAVMVFRTMNEGGTIPDTTSYDYLVQTFGKLGDLGKVSELLREMESRGNLPEASCYNVLLEAYSDLEKTKEAMDVFRQMQTAGCVPNQMTYTVLLNLFGKQGRYDEVRELFLEMKVSSMGIDASTYNILIDVFGEGGYYNEVITLFNDMVDENIEPNMETYEGLIVSCGKGGLHEDAKRILLHMRKSGLVPSSKAYTGIIEAYGQAALYEEALVTFNTMNELGSKPTVETFNSLIDVYARGGLYKESESIVSRMSECGVSGNNDTYNGVIEAYRQAGQFEDAIKAYVDMEKVKCHPDERTLEAVLSVYCFAGLVDESEEQFQEIEKMVELPSVMSYCMMLAIYAKSERWDDAHKLLDEMIRCDSSNIHQVIGQMIRGDYDDTSNWQMVEYVFDKLNNEGRGLGLRFYNTLLEALWWLGQKERAARVLKEATKRGLFPEMFRNSTRVWSVDVHRLWSGGACTAISVWFKNMHQMLADGEDLPHLASVVVVRGEMEKSSITRDFPVAKTVYSLLKDNVSSSFCLPGWNKGRIVCQRAQLKKILADMGSEKGGIIDLSNVPIPVQDSKSYKPRVKKGGVSNSESRIGVNGGTSIDTRTELVTGPV